The following proteins are co-located in the Prinia subflava isolate CZ2003 ecotype Zambia chromosome 16, Cam_Psub_1.2, whole genome shotgun sequence genome:
- the FABP6 gene encoding gastrotropin isoform X2: MAFTGKYEFEADENYDAFVQKIGLPSDKVEMGRNCKIVTEVVQNGNDFTWTQHFPGGRTTTNSFTVGKEADMETMGGRKFQATVKMEDGKLVADFPNYRHTAEICGGKLVEISTSSGVVYKRTSKKIA, translated from the exons ATGGCATTCACAGGCAAATACGAGTTCGAGGCCGATGAGAACTACGACGCCTTCGTGCAGAAGATTG GTCTCCCCAGTGACAAGGTTGAAATGGGACGGAACTGCAAAATTGTGACGGAGGTGGTGCAGAACGGGAACGACTTCACCTGGACCCAGCACTTCCCCGGAGGCCGCACCACCACCAACAGCTTCACCGTGGGCAAGGAGGCAGACATGGAGACCATGGGCGGGAGGAAGTTCCAG GCAACTGTCAAAATGGAAGATGGGAAACTCGTGGCTGATTTCCCCAACTACCGCCACACTGCAGAGATCTGCGGGGGGAAGCTGGTAGAG ATTTCTACTTCTTCTGGTGTAGTCTACAAAAGGACCAGCAAAAAGATTGCCTAA
- the FABP6 gene encoding gastrotropin isoform X1: MAFTGKYEFEADENYDAFVQKIGLPSDKVEMGRNCKIVTEVVQNGNDFTWTQHFPGGRTTTNSFTVGKEADMETMGGRKFQATVKMEDGKLVADFPNYRHTAEICGGKLVEVSAQRARVVHKNKENPQNLKFRKKS, translated from the exons ATGGCATTCACAGGCAAATACGAGTTCGAGGCCGATGAGAACTACGACGCCTTCGTGCAGAAGATTG GTCTCCCCAGTGACAAGGTTGAAATGGGACGGAACTGCAAAATTGTGACGGAGGTGGTGCAGAACGGGAACGACTTCACCTGGACCCAGCACTTCCCCGGAGGCCGCACCACCACCAACAGCTTCACCGTGGGCAAGGAGGCAGACATGGAGACCATGGGCGGGAGGAAGTTCCAG GCAACTGTCAAAATGGAAGATGGGAAACTCGTGGCTGATTTCCCCAACTACCGCCACACTGCAGAGATCTGCGGGGGGAAGCTGGTAGAGGTGAGTGCTCAAAGAGCCAGGGTAGttcataaaaacaaagaaaatcctcAGAATTTgaagtttagaaaaaaatcttaa
- the FABP6 gene encoding gastrotropin isoform X3, which yields MGRNCKIVTEVVQNGNDFTWTQHFPGGRTTTNSFTVGKEADMETMGGRKFQATVKMEDGKLVADFPNYRHTAEICGGKLVEVSAQRARVVHKNKENPQNLKFRKKS from the exons ATGGGACGGAACTGCAAAATTGTGACGGAGGTGGTGCAGAACGGGAACGACTTCACCTGGACCCAGCACTTCCCCGGAGGCCGCACCACCACCAACAGCTTCACCGTGGGCAAGGAGGCAGACATGGAGACCATGGGCGGGAGGAAGTTCCAG GCAACTGTCAAAATGGAAGATGGGAAACTCGTGGCTGATTTCCCCAACTACCGCCACACTGCAGAGATCTGCGGGGGGAAGCTGGTAGAGGTGAGTGCTCAAAGAGCCAGGGTAGttcataaaaacaaagaaaatcctcAGAATTTgaagtttagaaaaaaatcttaa
- the C1QTNF2 gene encoding complement C1q tumor necrosis factor-related protein 2 has protein sequence MISAALLLWTVPCVANHILGGFAKRELQEGAQLACSLPGPPGPPGPPGAPGTPGTVGRMGFPGKDGKDGQDGDKGEQGEQGPQGRTGNPGKPGPKGKAGALGKAGPRGPKGLKGNPGKNGPPGKKGPKGGRGEPGPPGPCSCSGSRARSAFSVAVSKSYPRERLPIKFDRILMNEGGHYNASSGKFICSIPGIYYFTYDITLANKHLAIGLVHNGQYRIKTFDANTGNHDVASGSTVLALKEEDEVWLQIFYSEQNGLFYDPYWTDSLFTGFLIYPDQDYLSEV, from the exons ATGATCTCTGCCGCGCTGCTCCTCTGGACCGTGCCCTGCGTGGCCAACCACATCCTGGGGGGCTTTGCCAAgcgggagctgcaggagggcgCCCAGCTGgcctgcagcctgccagggccccccgggccccccgggccccccggCGCGCCAGGGACCCCCGGCACCGTGGGCAGGATGGGCTTCCCAGGCAAGGACGGCAAGGACGGCCAGGACGGGGACAAGGGCGAGCAGGGCGAGCAAG GTCCCCAGGGCAGAACAGGAAACCCTGGCAAGCCAGGCCCGAAGGGGAAGGCGGGAGCCCTTGGCAAGGCCGGGCCCCGGGGCCCCAAGGGTTTGAAGGGCAATCCCGGGAAAAACGGGCCCCCGGGGAAGAAAGGGCCCaaagggggcaggggggagccggggccgccgggcccctgcagctgcagcggCAGCAGGGCCAGGTCTGCATTCTCGGTGGCTGTGTCCAAGAGCTACCCCAGGGAGAGGCTGCCCATCAAGTTCGACAGGATCCTGATGAACGAGGGGGGACACTACAACGCCTCCAGCGGGAAGTTCATCTGCAGCATCCCGGGCATTTACTACTTCACCTATGACATCACCTTGGCCAACAAGCACCTGGCCATCGGCCTGGTCCACAACGGCCAGTACCGCATCAAGACCTTCGACGCCAACACCGGCAACCACGACGTGGCCTCCGGCTCCACCGTGCTGGCGCTGAAGGAGGAGGACGAGGTGTGGCTGCAGATCTTTTACTCTGAGCAAAATGGGCTCTTCTATGATCCCTACTGGACAGACAGCTTATTTACTGGATTCTTGATTTACCCTGACCAAGATTATCTCAGTGAGGTGTAG